GCTATTTCTGCGACTTCGACCGCAATTTTTCCCTCGGACCGGTGTCGGACGCGACCCGCAAGGCGCATCATGCTCTTTGGCAAGCGACCGATGAACTGATGTCGGAACTGAAACCGGGGATGCTCGCCTATGACGCTCACCGCATCCTATCGGACACGCTGATCCGCTATGGCGCCAAACCGTCCGGAGGGCGCTTCGGGCACGGGCTTGGCATCAACCTGACCGAATGGCCCTCGTTCTCTCCCGTAGACCGCACGCCGCTTCGCGAAAATATGGTGCTGACGATCGAGCCGGGTGCGTGGGTCACTGAGGACCGCATTCTGGTGCACGAAGAAAACATCGTCCTGCGCGCCGACGGCTGCGAATTGCTGTCCGAACGCGCGCCCTATGACATGCCGGAGATCGGATAATGGGCGAATTTCCGTATGAGTTGGTAGATACGGGCGCGCAGAAGACATTTGGCCTGATCGTGCTCAGTGTGGACGAGACGATCGAACACGACTTTCGCCACTTGCTGCCGGATGAGGTCTATCTGCATGTATCTCGCGTGCAGTCAGGTGACGAGTTGGGAACCGAAACCATTGCGGCGATGGAGGACCGACTTCCTGCCGCTGCCGCGCTGTTGCCGCCCGCCGCCAATTTCGACGTTGTGGCCTATGCCTGCACATCAGCCTCGGCGCAGATCGGGCCGGAGCGGGTCGCGGAACTGGTCGGTGGTGCTTGCACCACGGCGACTGTCACGAACCCGCTGACAGCGGCCATTGCGGCGATGCAGGCTCTTGGCGTCAAACGGCTCGCCATCGTGTCGCCCTATGTGCCCGAGGTTGCGGAGCCCGTCCGTGCTGCATTCGAAGCCGCTGGCATCAACGTCTTGCGTACACTTTCATTCGGTGAGGCGGTCGAGGCAAACGTTGTGCGGATCGACCAAGCCTCCATCAGCGCCGCTGCGCATGACGTCGTGCGAGACCTCGAAGTCGAGGCCGTTTTCCTGTCCTGCACCAACCTACGCACGTTGGATGCGATCGACGGGGTGGAGGCCGAACTCGGACTGCCTGTGATCAGCAGCAACCTCGCGCTGGCTTGGCAGATGGCGCGGCTGGCGGGATTTGACCTCGCACCCACCGCACCAGGCAAGCTTGCCAAACGATAAGGGCGGGCCATTTCAGGCCCGCCCCATTTATCAGGCGCCAGTGACTCGCCAGATGATGTCACCCACGTCATCGGCCATCAGCAGCGATTTACCGTCCGGACCGATGGTCACGCCGACAGGGCGGCCATAGGCCAGCTTTTCATCGTCGGACAGGAAGCCCGACAGGATATCGCGCGACGGGCCGCTCGGCTTGCCGTCCTTGAAAGGAACGAAAATCAGCTTGTAGCCGCTGAGTTTCGAGCGGTTCCACGAGCCGTGCTGACCGATCACCATGCCGTCCCCAAAGCCGGGCAGCGTGCCTTCCGGCATCCAGCAGAGGCCAAGCGACGCGGTGTGACCGCCCAGCGCATAGTCGGGCTTGGTCGAGTTCGCGACCTTCTGGACGTCCTGCTCTACGCGGTCATCAACGATGCGATCCCAGTAGCTATAGGGCCAGCCATAGAAGCCGCCATCCTCGACCGAAGTCAGATAGTCTGGCGGGGTTTCGTCGCCCAGACCGTCGCGTTCATTGACCACGGTCCAGAGCTTGCCGGTCACCGGCTCCCACGCCATGCCGACGGGGTTACGCAGGCCAGAGGCAAAGATCCGCGCCTCGTTGGTCGCGACGTCCAACTCCCAGATTGCAGCGCGGCCTTCTTCGGCCTCCATACCTTGATCGGCGATGTTGGTCAGCGAGCCGACGCCAGCGTAAATCTTGGTCTGATCGGGCGAGACGAGCAGGCTGCGGGTCCAGTGGCCGTGCGGTTTGAAATCGACGAGCTTTTCGCCCTCACCTTGCAGCGCTGTGTCACCGACCGCGAAATCGAAGACACGAATGCCGTCTGTATTGCCGAGGTAAAAACGGTTTCCGACCAGCGCCATGCCGAAGGGCTGGTTCTGGTTCTCGACAAAGATTTCGCGGATTTCCGCAGTGCCGTCGCCGTCCGCATCGCGCCAGAGCGTCACACGGTTGGCGCTTTTGCCGATGGCTTTGACGCGGCGCATCGTGGCTTGGGCGGCGTGGTCCATGAAGGTCTTCGGCGGGCCGGCCTGTTCTTTGGATTCAGCGACGAGCACATCACCGTTTGGCAGCACTTCGATCCAGCGCGGGTGATCGAGGCCAGAAGCAAACGCGTTGACCTTTAGCCCCGGCGCGCAAGTCGGGAGATGCCCGTCTTTCCAGCCTTCGGCCGCAGGCATTTTCAGGGTCATGATGCCCTGCTTCTTGGCCTCGGGAATATCCGGCGTTGCGCCAAACGCTTGATGCGACGGCGAGCCGAGACGGCGAATAAATGCGACGGTGCCGCCGACAACGGCAGTCGCTTTTGCAATGAGTTCCATGTCCACCCCTCTTCAATTTGGGCAGAGCCTATCGGAACTTACCGCATAACCACAACGTAATGTTGGCGCACAGACGCGGCGGCGATCCTGCTGGATCGCGCGCAAACGGGTAGCGCCGATATACCGGCGCGCTTGACGCAAGGGATGGCGGCTCCTACCAAATTCAACAGTGACATTTTGCCAATGAGGAACCCGCCATGGCTGTCGTCCCCTATCTCTATTTCAACGGTAACTGCGAAGAAGCCATGACGACCTACGCCCGCGTGTTCGGCGGCGAGATCTCGGGCATCATGCGGATGGGCGACATGCCCCAAGACCCGCCGCTGCCCGACGATGTGGCAAAGATGGTGATGAACATGCTCTACACCATGCCTGACGGCACGCGCATCATGGCGTCCGACAACTGGCAGGGCACGTCGGCGACCACCTCGAACATCTCGCTGACGGTCGAATTCGACAGCGTCGAAGAAACCAAGTCCGCCTATGACGCGCTGATCGAAGGAGCCGACATTCAGGAGCCCTTCGGACCGCAGTTCTGGACCGAAGCATTCGTGGCGTTCAAGGACCGGTTCAACATCCGTTGGCAGCTGACCGGCCCTTACAAACAGATGTAATTACTGGTCGAAAACCAGCTGGACCTTGACCGCGCGGGTTCTGTCAGAGGCGACCTTGATCGCCTCAAGGGCATCGCTGCCGTTGAAAACATCGGTCACTACGGGGCCGAGGTTCAGCACGCGATCATTGATCAACCCGACGGCCTGTCCGAACTCTTTGTCGAAGCGGTGCGTACCAACGAGGTTCACTTCCTTCGCCACCAGCATGTTGAAAGGCAGCGCGGTGTCTCCCATCACGCCGACCTGAACGATGGTGCCGAGCGGGCGGACGCAGGTCAGCGCGCTGCGGAGCGCAGGCAGTGCGGCAGAACATTCGAACACGATGTCGAATTGGCCTTTGTCGGCCTCGTAAGGCTTCAGGCCCTCGGGGTCGGACAGGACGTTGACGGTGCCGGTCGCGCCGACTTCCTTGGCGACGGCCAGCGTGGCGTCCTGAAGGTCGGTCACGACGATCTCGGACGCGCCGAAGTATTTCGCCAGCGCAACGCAGAGCACGCCAATCGGACCGGCGCCGGTCACGAGGACACGCTTGCCGGACAGATCACCGGCCACGTCAAAGGCGCGGGTCATGGCGCGGCGGCAAACGGCCAGAGGCTCGGCCAACGCCGCTTCGGTCATCGGGACCCCGTCGGCGATTTTGTAACACTGCGCCTCACCAATCGCGACGCGGTCGCGCATGAAGCCCTGCTCGTGCGGCAGGAACATAGCCGAGCCTTTGAACCGCATGTTCATGCAGTGGTGACGCTCGCCCGCCTCGCAGAATTTGCAGGAGCCGCAGGGGTGCGACGGGTTGAGGGCGACCACATCGCCGACGGCAACGCGGGTCACGCCTGCACCGACCTCAATGACCGTGCCAGCCGCTTCGTGGCCAAGGATAATCGGCTCGCGAACACGGATCGTGCCAATCCCGCCGTCCGAATGATAATGCAGATCAGAGCCGCAGAACCCCACAGCTCCGATCGCCACTACGACCTGACCTTCGCCAGCGGTCGGAAGCTCCTCCGTTTCGAGACGAAGATCATGTTGTCCGTGCAGTCGAACGATACGGTTCATGGGAAGGCCTTATTGGGAAACGAGGTTGGGGAGCCACGTGCTGAAGAACGGCACGTAGGACACGAGCAGCAACACGATAATGTTGGTGAGGATAAAGGGCCAGATCGCCTTGGTGATTTGCACCAGCGAAATGCGTCCGATGTTGGCACAGATAAAGAGGCAGACACCCACCGGAGGCGTGGTCAGGCCGATCATCAGGTTCAGCACCGCGAAGGTCGCGAAATGGAGCGGGTCGATGCCAACACCCTCTGCCAGCGCGAGAAGCGGCACGAAGAGAATAATCAGCGCGGCAATCGTCTCCATGAACATGCCGACGAACAGCAGGACAAGGTTGATCAGTAGGATGACGAGGAACTTGTTCGTGGTGATCGACAGAACGGATTCCGCAATCATCTCTGGGATGCGCTCGGACACGAGGATCCAGCCGAACACGTTGGCCAGACCAACGAGGATCAGGATCGCGGCAGCAGACACCGCGCTATCGATGAGGATGCGCGGGACGTCACGCAGCTTGAGGCCCCGGTAGACGAAAGCTCCGACCACGAACGCATAGATCGAGGCGACGATGGCGGTCTCGGTCGGGGTGGCGAAACCACTGAGCATACCGCCGACGATCAGAACGGTCATCATGACCGCCCAGAATGCGCCGCCGAACGCGCGGAACAGCTCGCCCCACCCTTGCCACGGCTGGCGTGGGAAGTCGTTTTTCTTGGCGATGATCCAGGCGGTGAACATCATCGCAACGCCCATCAGAAGGCCCGGCAATGCGCCTGCAATGAACATCTTACCGACCGAAATGCCCGACAGCGTGCCGACGATGATCATAGGCACCGACGGCGGAATGATCGGCCCCACGGTGGACGATGCAGCCGTGATCGCGGCGGAGAACGGCACGGGATAGCCCGCCTTCTTCATGCCGGGGATCATCATGCCGCCGATGGACGCCGCGTCCGCCGCCGCAGTGCCGGAAATCCCGCCGAACAGCATGGAAGCCGCAACGTTCGTCAGTCCAAGGCCGCCGCGCATCCAGCCCACCATCGCTTGCGCAAGCCGGACGATGCGAGTGGTGATCCCACCTTCGTTCATCAGGTTACCGGCGAGGATGAAACCCGGAATACAGAGCAGAACAAAGCTATCAATGCCCGCGTACATCTTCTGCGGAATGGTCACGAGCGGAATGCCCGCCTCCAGCAGGTAGGCCATCGACGCAATCCCGAGCGTGATTGCGACGGGAATACCGAGCACCAGCCCCAGAACGAACAGGCCGAGAAGTAGCGCCAGTCCCATTAGTCTTCCTCCGTCCGCGTCACAGGCAGACCGTCTTCGGCTCCGAGCAGCATCGAGATGACGCGCAGAGCCGCAAAAATGCCCACGACCAGAAGCATCACGAGCGATGCTGCGTGGACCCAGTTCATATGAATGCCCAGCGCCGGTGCCGTCTGGCGCGCGCCGATCTTTGTGAAAAATTGTGCCGGTTCGATCAGGATGAACGCGAATACCGCCGTCGCAGCCGCACCGAACAGGCGGAACGCCCAAGGGAAACGGCCGGGGAGAGATTCCGACAGGATATCCACGTTCACCAGATCACCCGATCGCAGCCCGAGGCCCGCACCGAAAGCGGTGAGCCAGAGGAGTGCAAAGCGGGTGAGTTCTTCGGTCCAGATGACGGTCTTCATCATGCCCGAACGTCCGAGAAGTTGCAGGACGACCGCCCCGATGATCACCAGAAACGCAGCACCGGTCGCGGCTCTGGCGATCAGGGTGCACCAGTGCGTTATGCGGATGACGAGATTTTTCATCGGACGACCCGTTGGTAAAATGCAGACAGAGGGCGCATCTGCGCCCTCTGCAGTTTGTCAAAATGGGCTTAGTTGGCGAAGAGTGCTTCGACTTCCGGACGGATTTCGTCCGAAACCGACGACAGGACAGCGTCCTTAGCGGCGGCGGCGAATGCAGCGCCGTCGACTTCGACGAATTCCATGCCGAGCGATTCAAGCTCTGCGACCAGTTCGGCTTCTTGCGCGTTGAACAGTTCACGCTCGTAGGCCTGCGCGGTTGCAGCGGCTTCCATCACCGCAGCCTGATCTTCCTCCGACAGCTTTTCCCAAGCCATTTCGGAGATGGTCAGGTAGATCCACGAACGGACGTGCTCGGTCTTGTTGACGTAGCCCTGAACCTCGTTGAAGTTGGCCGACTTGATCAACGCGAGCGGGTTTTCCTGCGCGTCGATGGTGCCGTTCTGGAGCGAGGTGAACACTTCCGAGAATGCCATCGGGGTCGGGTTCGCGCCCAGAGCCTGCCAGGTATTGAGGAAGAGCGGCACGTTCGGAACGCGCATCTTCAGACCGGCCAGCTCTTCGAGATTGGTGATTGGGCGGTTCGAGGTCAGGTTACGCGGGCCACGCGCGAAATAGGCGATCGGACGGATGCCTACGGCTTCGATGATCTGGGCTTCGATGCGATCACCAAGCTCGCCCGATGCGACTTCGTCCATCTGCTCGAGCGAGCTGTAGCCGTACGGAACAACCAGCAGAGCCGCCATCGGCGCCCAGTTCTGGAGCGATTCACCGGTGATGGTCATGTCGGCGGTACCGAGCTGCATCCCGTTGATAACGTCCATTTCCTTGCCGAGCGTTTCGTTCGGGTAGACTTCGACAGCAACGCGGCCATCGGTCAACGCCGACACTTCTTCGGCGAACTTCACCGCACCGAGGTGCCAAGTGTTCTGTTCGTTGGCGGGGTGGCCCAGCTTGAGGGTCACGTCCTGAGCAAATGCCGAAACGGTCATCGCGGCAGTGGCGATACCGGCGAGCATTACAGTCTTAAGAGTCTTGGCTACGATCATGGTTTCCTCCCTAAAGATCGCTTGGTTCAGGCCGTGGCCCGAGGTTCGAAATACTGCGGACAAGCCTCTTGGA
Above is a window of Marivivens aquimaris DNA encoding:
- a CDS encoding PQQ-dependent sugar dehydrogenase, with the translated sequence MELIAKATAVVGGTVAFIRRLGSPSHQAFGATPDIPEAKKQGIMTLKMPAAEGWKDGHLPTCAPGLKVNAFASGLDHPRWIEVLPNGDVLVAESKEQAGPPKTFMDHAAQATMRRVKAIGKSANRVTLWRDADGDGTAEIREIFVENQNQPFGMALVGNRFYLGNTDGIRVFDFAVGDTALQGEGEKLVDFKPHGHWTRSLLVSPDQTKIYAGVGSLTNIADQGMEAEEGRAAIWELDVATNEARIFASGLRNPVGMAWEPVTGKLWTVVNERDGLGDETPPDYLTSVEDGGFYGWPYSYWDRIVDDRVEQDVQKVANSTKPDYALGGHTASLGLCWMPEGTLPGFGDGMVIGQHGSWNRSKLSGYKLIFVPFKDGKPSGPSRDILSGFLSDDEKLAYGRPVGVTIGPDGKSLLMADDVGDIIWRVTGA
- a CDS encoding TRAP transporter small permease yields the protein MKNLVIRITHWCTLIARAATGAAFLVIIGAVVLQLLGRSGMMKTVIWTEELTRFALLWLTAFGAGLGLRSGDLVNVDILSESLPGRFPWAFRLFGAAATAVFAFILIEPAQFFTKIGARQTAPALGIHMNWVHAASLVMLLVVGIFAALRVISMLLGAEDGLPVTRTEED
- a CDS encoding L-idonate 5-dehydrogenase, which codes for MNRIVRLHGQHDLRLETEELPTAGEGQVVVAIGAVGFCGSDLHYHSDGGIGTIRVREPIILGHEAAGTVIEVGAGVTRVAVGDVVALNPSHPCGSCKFCEAGERHHCMNMRFKGSAMFLPHEQGFMRDRVAIGEAQCYKIADGVPMTEAALAEPLAVCRRAMTRAFDVAGDLSGKRVLVTGAGPIGVLCVALAKYFGASEIVVTDLQDATLAVAKEVGATGTVNVLSDPEGLKPYEADKGQFDIVFECSAALPALRSALTCVRPLGTIVQVGVMGDTALPFNMLVAKEVNLVGTHRFDKEFGQAVGLINDRVLNLGPVVTDVFNGSDALEAIKVASDRTRAVKVQLVFDQ
- a CDS encoding maleate cis-trans isomerase family protein — its product is MGEFPYELVDTGAQKTFGLIVLSVDETIEHDFRHLLPDEVYLHVSRVQSGDELGTETIAAMEDRLPAAAALLPPAANFDVVAYACTSASAQIGPERVAELVGGACTTATVTNPLTAAIAAMQALGVKRLAIVSPYVPEVAEPVRAAFEAAGINVLRTLSFGEAVEANVVRIDQASISAAAHDVVRDLEVEAVFLSCTNLRTLDAIDGVEAELGLPVISSNLALAWQMARLAGFDLAPTAPGKLAKR
- a CDS encoding TRAP transporter substrate-binding protein, whose amino-acid sequence is MIVAKTLKTVMLAGIATAAMTVSAFAQDVTLKLGHPANEQNTWHLGAVKFAEEVSALTDGRVAVEVYPNETLGKEMDVINGMQLGTADMTITGESLQNWAPMAALLVVPYGYSSLEQMDEVASGELGDRIEAQIIEAVGIRPIAYFARGPRNLTSNRPITNLEELAGLKMRVPNVPLFLNTWQALGANPTPMAFSEVFTSLQNGTIDAQENPLALIKSANFNEVQGYVNKTEHVRSWIYLTISEMAWEKLSEEDQAAVMEAAATAQAYERELFNAQEAELVAELESLGMEFVEVDGAAFAAAAKDAVLSSVSDEIRPEVEALFAN
- a CDS encoding TRAP transporter large permease, with protein sequence MGLALLLGLFVLGLVLGIPVAITLGIASMAYLLEAGIPLVTIPQKMYAGIDSFVLLCIPGFILAGNLMNEGGITTRIVRLAQAMVGWMRGGLGLTNVAASMLFGGISGTAAADAASIGGMMIPGMKKAGYPVPFSAAITAASSTVGPIIPPSVPMIIVGTLSGISVGKMFIAGALPGLLMGVAMMFTAWIIAKKNDFPRQPWQGWGELFRAFGGAFWAVMMTVLIVGGMLSGFATPTETAIVASIYAFVVGAFVYRGLKLRDVPRILIDSAVSAAAILILVGLANVFGWILVSERIPEMIAESVLSITTNKFLVILLINLVLLFVGMFMETIAALIILFVPLLALAEGVGIDPLHFATFAVLNLMIGLTTPPVGVCLFICANIGRISLVQITKAIWPFILTNIIVLLLVSYVPFFSTWLPNLVSQ
- a CDS encoding VOC family protein; the encoded protein is MAVVPYLYFNGNCEEAMTTYARVFGGEISGIMRMGDMPQDPPLPDDVAKMVMNMLYTMPDGTRIMASDNWQGTSATTSNISLTVEFDSVEETKSAYDALIEGADIQEPFGPQFWTEAFVAFKDRFNIRWQLTGPYKQM